One genomic window of Eleginops maclovinus isolate JMC-PN-2008 ecotype Puerto Natales chromosome 12, JC_Emac_rtc_rv5, whole genome shotgun sequence includes the following:
- the nudt12 gene encoding peroxisomal NADH pyrophosphatase NUDT12, with translation MTSLQLSAKEEMVERFLDAAARGDLNQVSTMLSQSSSLIKQTGYSGWTALMLGARNGHYPVVEALLAHGCDKFSVNSSSQTAYDIAKFWGHRHISNLLGRTDDGSQRVLPGADLHQQENYFSRETLDRLSAKRTDKVWLEDKQSGPNTVYLLFSNCSPMVTSLQEDDNAGGENQLCRFRYETVKDLLQKPATVLIFLGVEKRKKPSSQTVDGMREPPAWFAVNTDEDSAELLKRCREKNCCFPKTPNRDLLKFSEEEAGIVAQARSVLAWHSRYSFCPTCGSSTRVEEGGYKRSCLNSDCRSLKGVHNTCYPRVDPVVIMLVIHPDGNQCLLGRKKIFPVGMFSCLAGFIEPGETLEEAVRREVEEESGVKVGPVQYISCQPWPMPSNLMIGCLAVAISTDIKVDEKEIEEARWFQRQQVIDSFRGTRPAFTIPPRQTIAHQLIRHWIGMNSNL, from the exons ATGACGAGCCTCCAACTGAGTGCGAAGGAGGAGATGGTGGAGAGGTTTCTGGATGCCGCTGCCAGAGGAGACCTGAACCAGGTGTCCACGATGCTGTCCCAAAGCTCCTCGCTCATCAAACAGACAGGATACAGCGGCTGGACAGCGCTGATGCTCGGGGCTCGCAACGGACATTACCCTGTAGTGGAGGCGCTGCTGGCACATGG CTGTGACAAGTTCTCCGTGAACAGCTCGTCACAGACCGCCTACGATATCGCCAAGTTCTGGGGccacagacacatctctaatCTGCTGGGCCGCACGGATGACGGAAGCCAGCGGGTCCTGCCGGGGGCTGACCTCCACCAGCAGGAGAACTACTTCAGCAGAGAGACGCTGGACCGGCTCAGCGCCAAGAGGACCGACAAGGTCTGGTTGGAGGATAAACAGAGCGGCCCAAACACAGTCTACCTCCTGTTCTCCAACTGTAGCCCCATGGTCACGAGCCTGCAGGAGGACGACAACGCAGGG GGTGAGAACCAGCTGTGTCGGTTCAGATATGAGACAGTTAAAGATCTTCTCCAGAAACCTGCGACTGTGCTTATCTTCCTGGGggtggagaagaggaagaaaccCTCCTCTCAGACAGTAGATGGTATGCGAGAGCCACCTGCTTGGTTTGCCGTCAACACTGACGAAGACTCTGCTGAACTTCTTAAACGCTGCAGAGAAAAGAACTGCTGCTTCCCAAAGACGCCCAACAGAGACCTGCTGAAGTTCAGCGAGGAAGAGGCAG GAATTGTAGCTCAAGCTCGATCGGTGTTGGCCTGGCACAGCCGCTACAGCTTTTGTCCGACATGTGGCAGCAGCACCAGGGTGGAGGAGGGCGGATACAAGAGGAGCTGCCTGAACTCAGACTGCAGGAGCCTCAAGGGGGTTCATAACACATGCTACCCACGAGTCG accCAGTGGTCATCATGCTGGTGATCCACCCTGATGGAAACCAGTGTTTACTGGGAAGAAAGAAGATTTTCCCTGTTGGCATGTTCTCCTGTCTGGCTGGATTCATAGAGCCTG GGGAGACGTTGGAGGAGGCGGTGAGGAGGGAGGTTGAGGAGGAGAGCGGAGTGAAGGTCGGGCCCGTTCAGTACATCTCCTGCCAGCCATGGCCGATGCCCTCCAATCTCATGATTGGCTGCCTGGCTGTTGCCATATCGACTGACATCAAAGTGGACGAGAAGGAGATCGAGGAAGCTCGGTGGTTTCAACGGCAACAG GTGATTGACTCTTTCAGAGGAACCCGTCCAGCCTTCACCATTCCTCCCAGGCAGACCATCGCCCACCAGCTGATCCGACACTGGATCGGCATGAACTCTAACCTCTAA